The DNA window gtgaaatatgataaaatatcatACAGTTCTTCAGGATTGACTGAGATAGGGAAAAACATAATATCCAGTATTGCCAAGGGTAAAAGAAAGGGGCATCTCAAATATATAtaactggaatgtaaattggtttgATTTTTCTGGAGGGTAATTGAtagtttatattattattttttttaaatgtttatttacttttgagagagagagagcatgtgcacacaagtgggggaggggcaaagagacagggggatagaggatcccaagtaggctctgtgctgatgacactttaggtgctgacagcactgagccccatgtgggctcatgaagtcatgaactgcaagatcataacctgagccaaagtcggatgctcagctgactgagcacTCAGGGGCCCCAGTAGTTTATATTATACACCTTACAATGtgcataacttaaaaaaattattttaaatgtttatttatttatgagagagagggaaagacacagagtgagaatgggggaggggcagagagagagggagacacagaatgtgaagtaggctccaggctctgagctgtcagcacagagcctgatgtgggacttgaactcacgatccgcgagatcacgacctgagccgaagctggacgcttaaccgagtgagccacccaggctccccaaaatgTGCATAACTTTTGACTCAGCAGTTTGtcctctaggaatttatcttaagGAGATAATCAAGGACGTGTACAGAGACTTACCTACAAGAATGTTTACGACAGTGTTATTTTAACAATGACAAATTCTGAGGAGGGAGTACTGAATGTTAAGATTTGACAGAATTGGGGAGTAGCTACATGGGTCTTcattattgtattagtttcctatgggaACAAAAAACCGTaaagttagtggcttaaaacaacgtAAATTTTTTAAGTCACAGTTCTGTAGTTCAAAGTCCGACCTGGGTCTCACTGGGTTAAAACTGAGGTGCTGGCAGGACcgtgttccttctggagactccaGGGCAGTGTccatttccagcttctagaggctgcccgcATTCCTTGGCTCAGGCTCcccttcttccattttcaaaTCCAGCAACACAGCATCCCTCAGACCTTTCTTTCATCACCGCATCTCTTTCCCTGACTCtttgtctgttttcctcttccacttttaaggaccttGTGATCACATCGGGCCTACACAGACAATGCTCCTAGTTGGCTAATTAGCAAGCTTAATTCCAGTTGTCATGTAACCATAGGTCCTGGGGATTAATGCTGAAGTCTTTGGgggtcattattctgcctacaCTACTGTATTATAGTTCCATATACTTATCTTCATAAAATGgtattttgtaatatttcaaaATCCTAAATTCAACGTCCACTTTCGTGTATGGATGAAAGGAGGCTATATATTGATAGTATGAATGCAGTGTGCGCATTAGAAGTCataatgtgggggcacctgggtggctcagttggttaagtgtccgacttcagctcaggtcatgatctcacagtctgtgagttcgagccctgtgtcaggctttgtgctgacagctcagagcctggagcctgcttcggattctgtgtctccctctctctctgtcccttccccactcatgctttgtctctctctgtctcaaaaataaataaaaacattaaaaaaaaagtcataatgtGGGAAAACATGTAACACGGAGCAATGTTCATTATATAATGAATGGGGGAAAATAAAGTCTACAAAAGAATATGCACAAGATAACAATTATGTAAAACCCAAACCCCAAGTGTATTACTGTTTACTatgcaagtaaataaaaaatgttgggaaggtcaaaatgtcaataatgttTATCTCTGGAtggtcattttaattttcttcaatttttctccatttgcCAAAATGTGTGAAATAAAAGGTGATTGACAATGTTATCTAGCACATTTTTCTCCTTGGTATCCTTTTAATTACACTTGCTCACATCCATCCCTCAAGTTCATCCTCATCAAAAATACTTCagttcaaaggggcacatgcaccccaatgtttatggcagcgctatgaacaacagccaaaatatggaaaaagcccaaatgtccatgactgatgaatggataaagaagatgtggtatatacatacaatggaataccactcagccatgaaaaagaatgaaaccttgctatTTGTAAcaagtggatggaactagagggtattatgctgaggtaAGTCAAGCAGAGACAGATACGTAATTTCCCTGATATGTGGACTTTgaaaaactcaacagatgaacagagagggaggcaaaccataagaggcttttaaatactgagaacaaactgagggtttgggggggtggggaggttaaatgggtgatgggcattaaggagggcacttttcgctggggaggtggggagacacctgggtggctcagtcagttaaacatccgacccttggttttggctctggtcacgatctcaaggtttggtgagttcaagccccacgctgggctccatgctaacagtgcagagcctgcctggtattctgtctccctctctctctgcccctcccccacctgcactgtctgtctctctcaaaataaataaacctaaaaaaaattaaagaaaaaaaggcaggcaCTTTCctggatgagcactgagtgtcataTGTAAAAGATGAATCACTTGGTTCTACTTCTgaggccaagactacactgtacaGTAActaacttaaatataaataaaaagaaaaaaaaaaaaacccaccacattTCAAGTCTGGCTCTCAGTGACACCATTTTTTTTCAGGCCCCAGTTGTTCGCGGAGGCAGGAAGGAACCATGCGGTGAACTAAGCCTGGCAGCGAATCCTGCTTCTTAAAAACTTCAGGGCGAAGCTAACCCAAGGCACAGCCGCATCCCACAAAGAACTTAACGGGTATCTTGGAAGGTGGATGCTCAAGTATAGGAACCCTTCATAATTTCTCCAACACGGGTTAACGGTTTCGATTGAcgctactatttttttaaaaaacgaacaGAGAACGGCGGCGACAGCCGGGGACCTGGCGGCCAGGACCGTGGCGGGGGCCACCCACAGCGCCCGCCGGGTTCCCCTACGCCGCGGGGCTCAGGCGGCCGTCAGCGTTCCCCATCCGCGGCCTAAGCCCCAGGTGGTTTCCCAGCCGGACACACCGCCTGAGCCTCACTCCGGGCACCGCTGGCTCGACGCGGAGCCCTACGGCCGGCGGCCCTGGCCCAGGAGCCTGCGAGGCTGGTGCGGTTCGGACGTTCGGCACGAGGAGAACCTCAGGGCCTCTCCCGCAGCCCCTGATCGGCTGACCCGGCCGAAGCCGACCCCCACCACCGAGAGGAGCGCCTAGAGCGGACCGGCCCGCCTGTCCCGACGCTCCGCTCCGCCCAGCCGCCTCTATCCCGGAAGTTGATGCAGCTCGCCAGATCGCGTGCTGCTCGTTAGGGGTGTCGCCTTAGAGATCGGGACTGGCTGGGATTGCGAAAGGATCAACATGCCTGTGAGTTGTTTACTTTCTGGCTTTCCGTTTATTTCGGGCTTCTCTGTCTAGGGGTCCTGGGGGCGGGTTAGCCCGACGCTTCCGCGGGCCCGGGGGTCCCTGCCGAACGCATTTCAGGGGCGCGGATCGCGCAGCCCCTCCGCGCGTGGCGGACTTGTTGGGACTTGCCTGGACGGCGCGGAGTGTCGGGCCCTGCATGGGCGTGGAGCGGGAGGACCCGGGGCCGCCCAGTGCTTAGGTCTCGAGTCCCTAGCTAGGGGGACACAGCTTCCCGGTAACACTCAGCCTTCTTGGGTTTGGGTGGGCGCTCGCGAGACTGTAGTCTTTGGAGTCTTTTTGCTCTCCTTGTGCTTGGTGGTTCTCTCCTCGTCTCGGAAGCGATTTTCtgctggtttcctttttcaaaactGTCTTCGCAGTTACTTTACTTGTTAACTGCATCAAGGACAGTCAGGCTTCAGCCGCTCAGAGTTCCTGTCAGATCAGATGTTGAACCCCGGGGGCAGAAGTCACCCCCGGGTTGGCACTCTCCGGTCTACCTCAGCGATTTCTACTTTCAGCGGGTGTACGGTTGGGGTCAAGTTCTTACTTagcaccacagtgttgtttttaTCGGAGACTGTTACTCAGCGGACTAAAGAAGAACGAGATTAACTTTACCATATGCTTCTTGATCGTCCTGGACCTTTACCGGGACGTAGAGAAGGCAAGCTATTATAAAAAGTATGGATTAAAGTTAACAggctaaaaaaataacaagtatctGACATGTTGCGTCGGCTGAGTATGACTTCTATTCCCTTTTTTGCTTGTGTATTTTAAGTCTGGTTAAATCTGCCACCATTGTGGATTCCTTCTGGGAATAATAATACGTTTTTTTTATTCAGTTGGCTAGAGATTTACTCCACCCGTCcttggaagaggaaaagaaaaaacataagaaGAAACGTCTAGTTCAAAGCCCAAATTCCTATTTTATGGATGTAAAATGCCCAGGTAAAATTTCAGATCTTAATTCCTTTCTCAAGGAAAATTTCTGAACGGATTGCTAATGTGGTATGTATGTTTAGATCCCTTAGGACCCTTTGTTGACTAGCAGTGGGATTACAGAATTGGAATGTCAAAAGGGACAGTTTCCTAGTAAACTATTCAAACCACGGGAGAAAgatttgggggcgggggtggtgaaGAGGAGACTCCAAAGGGGATATGACATTTGACTTACTAAGTGTTAAGCTATGCAGATGGTTAGTTTTCTTGAAACTAATCATGAAAAGTATGTTGATTCTTCAATGTAAAGCTGTGCTGCCCAGAGTGGTGGCCATTAGCCATAGGCAGCTACTGAGCACCGGAAATGTGGCCAAAATGGGAAATACTCCTTAAGTGTAAAATGTACACCTGATTTTTAAGATGtagcacatatacacacaaaaaccatattgattacatgttgcaTTGGtaataatattttggaaatactgagttcaataaaatatattactgacTTCACCTgttggcttttaaaaacattttttttatgtgacGTTAAATATGTGGCTTGCTGTTGCAAACATTAAAGTCTTAATCTTTTACAAAGTCTTTGCTAGAAATATGTTGAAcaatatgctttattttcttctgcttttcgcTTTCAATTTGCCCTTTTTCTAGGTTGCTACAAGATTACCACGGTTTTCAGCCATGCTCAGACGGTGGTTCTTTGTGTAGGCTGTTCAACAGTGTTGTGCCAGCCAACGGGAGGAAAGGCCAGACTCACAGAAGGTATGCCATTTGGCCGTTTCTAACCCAGTGATGAGACTTTATGATTATAAATGTCTTCCTTTGCTAAAAACCagtttaaaagaaatcttaaattcaTTATTACCAAAATAGTTGTATCTTTCATTGTATGCTCTTTCAGTAAAGAGTACCCTGCTCAGATGGCTAAGTTTATATTCTTGACTTTGTAAAGAACTCATgtaactattattttttcttagtttggaACACCTAATTCTGTTACAGTTAGTCATTTAGTTTGTTTAACTTGGAATATTAAACATGAGTCAAAATGGAGTCAAACAATAACTACATATAATAGgacatacagatttttaaaaccatagaattttaaaaattccatcataaatattttgtttcatatatagTTGACGCATTTGACTGAAGACAGTTTTCATCATTGCTGGctaagcaacagaaaactaatgtataaattaaaatgcCAGAGGTTTTGATTTATGAGTACCTGCTTAATTaaacatctcatttaaaaatttttatttattcatctacttattaaagactttatttttaagtaatctctacctccagtgtgaggctcaaacttacagccctgagatcaagtcacatgctctactgactgaggcagccgggtgcccctaaaaatcCCGTTTGAGTTGCTCTTTCACTTTTGtgcaccaagaaaaaaaagagtaattatgaacattgttttccatagtagtaCTTACAGATTTATAGTTCcataattatatttgaaatttgcttgTGATATTTTGGGGAGTTGTGAATTCCACATTGTTCTCACCAGAAGAGTTATAAGTAGTTTGGGAACTGATCTAAAATCTATTTTGTGTGAGCTGGTGAGATCTAAGTATGAGGTCAGCATACGATATTTATGTGTAGTGTTGCTCTCAAAAGTATACTTGCAAGAGTTTTTAAACCTTTATATCATGCCATGATCTTGGAGTTTTGTGCCCATGTGCTGATAGATGATTAATAGGGTATTA is part of the Neofelis nebulosa isolate mNeoNeb1 chromosome 7, mNeoNeb1.pri, whole genome shotgun sequence genome and encodes:
- the RPS27L gene encoding ribosomal protein eS27-like, whose translation is MPLARDLLHPSLEEEKKKHKKKRLVQSPNSYFMDVKCPGCYKITTVFSHAQTVVLCVGCSTVLCQPTGGKARLTEGCSFRRKQH